From the genome of Pantoea alfalfae, one region includes:
- the ribA gene encoding GTP cyclohydrolase II has translation MQLKRVAEAKLPTPWGDFLMVGFEELATGHDHVALVFGDINDNEPVLARVHSECLTGDALFSLRCDCGFQLEAALNAIAEEGRGALLYHRQEGRNIGLLNKIRAYALQDKGYDTVEANHQLGFAADERDFTLCADMFKLLGVNEVRLLTNNPRKVEILSEAGINIVERVPLVAGRNPKNAHYLDTKAEKMGHLLPKS, from the coding sequence ATGCAGCTTAAACGGGTGGCAGAAGCCAAACTGCCCACGCCATGGGGAGATTTCCTGATGGTTGGTTTTGAAGAATTGGCAACCGGACATGACCATGTTGCACTGGTCTTTGGCGATATTAATGATAACGAGCCGGTACTGGCGCGCGTTCACTCCGAATGCCTGACCGGCGATGCACTCTTCAGCCTGCGTTGCGACTGTGGTTTTCAGCTGGAAGCCGCGCTCAATGCCATCGCAGAAGAAGGTCGCGGCGCGCTGCTCTATCACCGCCAGGAAGGCCGTAACATTGGTCTGCTGAATAAGATCCGCGCCTATGCGTTGCAGGATAAAGGTTATGACACCGTAGAAGCGAACCATCAGCTTGGCTTTGCCGCCGATGAGCGCGACTTCACCCTGTGCGCAGATATGTTTAAACTGCTGGGCGTGAATGAAGTGCGTCTGCTGACCAATAATCCGCGCAAAGTGGAGATCCTCAGCGAAGCCGGGATCAACATTGTTGAACGTGTGCCGCTGGTCGCAGGACGAAATCCGAAGAATGCGCACTATCTGGATACGAAAGCGGAAAAGATGGGGCATCTGCTGCCGAAGTCATAA
- the pgpB gene encoding phosphatidylglycerophosphatase B translates to MFKISRRTTFGMLLLLIMPVAVWLTGWRWQPGESNALLKGLFWMTETVTNPWGIVTSVLLSAWMLWCLRFRLKPAILLLLIMNATILAGQYTKSFIKEQIQEPRPYVIWLEQHHGLDEKTFYELKRKQRGEMVTSLIADETQIPGWLKRHWAFETGFAFPSGHTMFAASWALLALGLLWPRRHYKTVVVIFLWATGVMASRLLLGMHWPRDLAMATVLSWLLVTVATWLAQRFCGPLTLPPEEQKEVAQREP, encoded by the coding sequence ATGTTTAAGATTTCGCGTCGTACCACCTTCGGAATGCTGCTGCTGCTCATCATGCCGGTTGCCGTCTGGCTTACTGGCTGGCGCTGGCAGCCAGGTGAAAGCAATGCGCTGCTGAAAGGTCTCTTCTGGATGACGGAAACCGTCACCAATCCGTGGGGTATCGTCACCAGCGTGCTGCTGAGCGCCTGGATGCTCTGGTGCCTGCGCTTTCGCCTGAAGCCTGCCATATTGCTGCTGCTGATCATGAACGCCACTATTCTGGCGGGGCAATACACCAAATCTTTTATCAAAGAGCAGATTCAGGAGCCGCGTCCCTATGTGATCTGGCTGGAGCAGCATCACGGGCTGGATGAGAAGACTTTTTACGAGCTGAAACGTAAACAGCGTGGTGAAATGGTGACTTCACTGATTGCCGATGAGACACAGATTCCGGGCTGGCTGAAACGACACTGGGCGTTTGAAACCGGCTTTGCTTTTCCGTCCGGGCATACCATGTTTGCCGCCAGCTGGGCACTGCTGGCACTGGGTCTGCTCTGGCCGCGTCGGCATTATAAAACCGTGGTGGTCATTTTTCTGTGGGCGACGGGCGTGATGGCAAGCCGTCTGCTGCTGGGCATGCATTGGCCACGCGATCTGGCGATGGCAACCGTGCTCTCCTGGTTGCTGGTCACCGTTGCGACATGGCTGGCACAGCGTTTCTGTGGCCCGCTGACGCTGCCGCCGGAGGAGCAAAAAGAGGTGGCACAGCGGGAGCCCTGA
- a CDS encoding LapA family protein, with product MKYLLIFLVVLVIFIISVTLGAHNDQVITFNYLLAQGEFSISTLLASLFGAGFVLGWVICGLFWLRTRVSLANANRKIKRMQTQIEQSTALATTPSSPAGRE from the coding sequence GTGAAATATTTGCTGATTTTTTTAGTGGTACTGGTCATTTTTATTATTTCCGTCACCTTAGGCGCGCATAACGACCAGGTCATTACTTTTAACTATCTGCTGGCGCAGGGTGAGTTCAGCATTTCGACCTTACTGGCATCACTGTTTGGCGCAGGTTTTGTGCTTGGCTGGGTCATCTGTGGGCTGTTCTGGTTGCGGACCCGTGTTTCACTGGCCAATGCCAATCGAAAAATTAAGCGTATGCAGACGCAAATCGAGCAGAGCACCGCCCTGGCGACCACGCCATCTTCTCCGGCTGGCCGGGAATAA
- the lapB gene encoding lipopolysaccharide assembly protein LapB, with amino-acid sequence MHELLFLLLPVAAAYGWYMGRRSAHQDKQQEANRLSREYVAGVNFLLSNQQDKAVDLFLDMLKEDSGTVEAHLTLGNLFRSRGEVDRAIRIHQALMESASLSYEQRLLAIQQLGRDYMAAGLYDRAEDMFKQLTDETDFRINALQQLLLIHQATSDWLQAIEVAERLVKLGKEKQKGEIAHFYCELALQAMSSDDLDRAMGLLKKGEAADRNSARISIMMGRILMEKEDFARAVGHLQRVLDQDKELVSETLGMLETCFQRLNQPDAWADFLQRCVEQNTGAAAELYLSDILEQQQGAEAAQNYISRQLERHPTMRVFHRLMDLNLREAEDGRAKESLMVLRDMVGEQIRTKPRYRCQKCGFTAHALYWHCPSCRTWSSVKPIRGLDGQ; translated from the coding sequence ATGCATGAATTGCTGTTTCTGTTACTGCCGGTTGCGGCTGCCTATGGCTGGTATATGGGCCGCCGCAGCGCGCATCAGGATAAGCAACAGGAAGCCAACCGGCTGTCACGTGAATATGTGGCGGGCGTCAATTTCCTGCTCTCAAATCAGCAGGACAAAGCCGTTGACCTGTTCCTCGATATGCTAAAAGAGGACAGCGGCACGGTAGAGGCACATCTGACGCTGGGTAATCTGTTCCGATCGCGCGGAGAAGTCGACCGCGCTATCCGTATCCATCAGGCATTAATGGAAAGTGCTTCCCTGAGCTACGAGCAGCGTCTGCTAGCCATTCAGCAACTCGGCCGCGACTATATGGCAGCGGGCTTATATGACCGCGCAGAAGATATGTTTAAGCAGCTCACCGATGAAACGGATTTTCGCATCAATGCGCTGCAGCAGCTGTTGCTGATTCACCAGGCCACCAGTGACTGGCTACAGGCCATCGAGGTTGCAGAACGTCTGGTTAAGCTCGGCAAAGAGAAGCAGAAGGGCGAAATCGCCCACTTCTACTGCGAACTGGCGTTACAGGCGATGAGCAGCGACGATCTGGATCGTGCCATGGGCCTGCTGAAGAAAGGGGAGGCAGCCGATCGCAACAGTGCACGCATCTCTATCATGATGGGCCGTATTCTGATGGAAAAAGAAGATTTCGCCAGAGCGGTGGGTCATCTGCAGCGCGTGCTGGATCAGGATAAAGAGCTGGTGAGTGAAACGCTGGGCATGCTGGAAACCTGTTTCCAGCGGCTCAATCAGCCTGACGCCTGGGCAGACTTTCTGCAGCGCTGTGTGGAACAGAACACCGGCGCGGCAGCGGAACTTTATCTTTCTGACATCCTTGAGCAGCAGCAGGGCGCTGAAGCGGCACAAAACTATATCAGTCGTCAGCTTGAGCGCCATCCGACGATGCGTGTTTTCCATCGCCTGATGGATTTAAATCTGCGTGAAGCAGAAGATGGCCGGGCCAAAGAGAGTCTGATGGTGCTGCGCGACATGGTGGGTGAACAGATCCGCACCAAGCCGCGCTATCGCTGCCAGAAGTGTGGTTTTACCGCGCACGCACTTTACTGGCACTGCCCATCCTGCCGGACGTGGTCTTCAGTGAAGCCGATTCGTGGTCTCGACGGCCAGTAA
- the pyrF gene encoding orotidine-5'-phosphate decarboxylase, with protein MPSPHNVTASPILVALDYHDLDSALRFVDQIDPRSCRLKVGKEMFTLFGPSLVNTLQQRGFELFLDLKFHDIPNTTAHAVAAAADLGVWMVNVHASGGARMMNAAREALLPFGKDAPLLIAVTVLTSMDAGDLRELGITLSPAEQAERLAKLTQSCGLDGVVCSAHEAVRFKQVMGREFALVTPGIRPAGSDAGDQRRIMTPQQAKQADVDYMVIGRPITQSADPAAALQAILASLETQ; from the coding sequence ATGCCTTCACCCCACAACGTGACCGCTTCGCCGATTCTGGTAGCGCTGGATTATCATGACCTCGACAGCGCATTGCGTTTCGTCGACCAGATCGATCCCCGCAGTTGCCGCCTGAAAGTGGGCAAAGAGATGTTTACGCTGTTTGGTCCCTCGCTGGTTAACACTCTGCAGCAGCGTGGTTTTGAGCTGTTCCTCGATCTTAAATTTCACGATATTCCCAATACCACCGCGCATGCCGTAGCTGCCGCTGCCGATCTTGGCGTCTGGATGGTCAACGTTCATGCCAGCGGCGGGGCGCGGATGATGAACGCGGCGCGTGAGGCGCTGCTTCCCTTTGGTAAAGATGCGCCGCTGTTGATTGCGGTGACCGTACTGACCAGCATGGATGCAGGCGATCTCAGAGAGCTGGGCATTACGCTTTCCCCTGCCGAACAGGCAGAGCGACTGGCAAAACTGACCCAGTCGTGCGGACTGGATGGGGTGGTCTGTTCCGCACATGAAGCGGTCCGCTTCAAACAGGTGATGGGTAGGGAGTTTGCGCTGGTCACGCCGGGGATTCGTCCGGCAGGCAGCGATGCCGGCGATCAGCGTCGTATCATGACACCGCAGCAGGCGAAGCAGGCGGACGTAGACTACATGGTTATCGGGCGTCCTATTACGCAATCCGCCGACCCCGCCGCCGCCCTGCAGGCGATTCTGGCCAGTCTGGAGACACAATAA
- the yciH gene encoding stress response translation initiation inhibitor YciH, translating into MANDNPLVYSTDSGRITQPEPKAERPKGDGVVRIQRQTSGRKGKGVCLITGIDLDDAALTLLAAELKKKCGCGGSVKEGVIEIQGDKRDLLKTLLEVKGMKVKLAGG; encoded by the coding sequence ATGGCGAATGACAATCCACTGGTTTATTCAACCGACAGCGGGCGCATCACGCAGCCGGAGCCAAAAGCAGAGCGGCCAAAAGGGGATGGTGTTGTGCGGATCCAGCGTCAGACCAGCGGACGCAAGGGCAAAGGCGTCTGCCTGATCACCGGCATCGACCTGGATGATGCGGCTCTGACGCTGCTGGCGGCAGAACTGAAAAAGAAATGTGGCTGTGGCGGTTCGGTAAAAGAGGGCGTTATTGAAATTCAGGGCGATAAACGCGACTTGCTGAAAACCCTGCTGGAAGTCAAAGGGATGAAGGTCAAACTGGCGGGCGGATGA
- the osmB gene encoding osmotically-inducible lipoprotein OsmB — translation MTTTMKRITAVVLATTLAVALSGCSNWSKRDRNTAIGAGAGAIGGSVLTNGSALGTVGGAAVGGIIGHQVH, via the coding sequence ATGACAACAACAATGAAACGAATCACTGCCGTTGTACTGGCGACCACGTTAGCTGTTGCACTGAGCGGCTGTTCTAACTGGTCTAAGCGTGACCGCAATACCGCCATTGGTGCGGGCGCGGGTGCGATTGGGGGTTCAGTATTGACCAATGGTAGCGCACTCGGCACAGTCGGCGGCGCCGCTGTCGGTGGTATTATTGGTCATCAGGTCCACTAA
- the araD gene encoding L-ribulose-5-phosphate 4-epimerase, with the protein MLEHLKQQVLEANLDLPKYNLVTFTWGNVSAVDREQGLLVIKPSGVSYDVMKRDDMVVVDLASGEVVEGDKRPSSDTATHRALYLAWPEVGGIVHTHSRHATIWAQAGRPIPAWGTTHADDFYGEIPCTRAMRNEEIQHEYEWNTGEVIIETYAQRGLSPSAIPGVLVNSHGPFAWGKDAHAAVHSAVVLEEVAYMGLFSRQLTPDLPPINQTLLDLHYLRKHGENAWYGQK; encoded by the coding sequence ATGCTGGAACACCTTAAACAACAGGTTCTGGAAGCGAATCTGGATCTACCTAAATACAACCTGGTGACCTTCACCTGGGGCAATGTCAGCGCGGTTGATCGTGAACAGGGTTTGCTGGTGATTAAACCGTCTGGCGTAAGCTATGACGTGATGAAGCGCGACGACATGGTGGTCGTCGATCTGGCGAGTGGCGAGGTAGTGGAAGGGGATAAACGCCCTTCATCGGACACGGCGACACACCGTGCGCTCTATCTCGCCTGGCCAGAAGTCGGTGGCATTGTCCATACACATTCGCGGCATGCGACCATCTGGGCGCAGGCTGGACGACCGATTCCTGCCTGGGGAACCACCCACGCTGACGATTTCTATGGCGAGATCCCCTGTACCCGCGCAATGCGCAACGAAGAGATTCAGCACGAGTACGAGTGGAATACGGGGGAAGTGATTATCGAAACCTATGCGCAGCGCGGATTGTCACCTTCGGCAATTCCTGGGGTGCTGGTCAACTCGCACGGCCCGTTTGCCTGGGGCAAAGACGCCCATGCGGCCGTGCATAGCGCGGTAGTGCTGGAGGAGGTGGCCTATATGGGCCTGTTCAGCCGGCAGTTGACACCAGACCTGCCGCCGATTAACCAGACGCTGCTTGACCTGCACTATCTGCGAAAGCATGGCGAGAATGCCTGGTACGGGCAAAAATAA
- the kdgT gene encoding 2-keto-3-deoxygluconate transporter has product MHIKRAIDKIPGGMMLIPLFIGALCHTFSPGAGKYFGSFTNGLMTGTVPILAVWFFCMGASIKLSATGTVLRKSGTLVLTKIAVAWVVAAIASRVMPENGVEVGMFAGLSTLALVAAMDMTNGGLYASIMQQYGSKEEAGAFVLMSLESGPLMTMVILGTAGIASFEPHVFVGAVLPFVVGFALGNLDPELRDFFGKAVHTLIPFFAFALGNTINLGVIAETGLLGIMLGVAVIIITGIPLILADRLIGGGDGTAGVAASSTAGAAVATPVLIAEMLPQFKPVAPAATALVATSVIVTSVLVPIITAIYSKRLKRLHVAVGQRAAIK; this is encoded by the coding sequence ATGCACATCAAACGGGCAATAGATAAAATTCCGGGCGGCATGATGCTCATTCCGCTGTTTATCGGCGCACTCTGCCATACGTTCTCACCGGGGGCCGGGAAATATTTCGGTTCTTTCACCAACGGTCTGATGACCGGCACCGTGCCCATTCTGGCCGTCTGGTTCTTCTGCATGGGGGCGTCGATAAAACTCAGCGCCACCGGAACGGTACTACGCAAATCCGGCACGCTGGTGCTCACCAAAATTGCCGTGGCATGGGTGGTGGCCGCAATCGCCTCACGAGTGATGCCGGAAAATGGCGTAGAAGTGGGGATGTTTGCCGGCTTATCGACGCTGGCGCTGGTCGCCGCGATGGATATGACCAATGGCGGTCTTTATGCCTCCATCATGCAACAGTACGGTTCTAAAGAGGAAGCCGGTGCCTTTGTGCTGATGTCGCTGGAGTCCGGGCCATTAATGACCATGGTGATTCTGGGCACCGCCGGTATCGCGTCATTCGAGCCGCACGTGTTTGTCGGCGCGGTCCTGCCGTTTGTGGTGGGGTTTGCATTAGGGAATCTTGATCCGGAGTTGCGCGACTTCTTCGGAAAAGCGGTACATACGCTGATTCCCTTCTTCGCTTTTGCACTGGGCAACACCATTAACCTGGGTGTCATTGCGGAAACCGGCCTGCTGGGCATCATGTTGGGCGTGGCAGTTATCATCATCACCGGCATCCCGCTTATTCTGGCCGATCGGCTGATTGGTGGGGGGGATGGCACGGCGGGCGTGGCCGCATCCAGTACGGCAGGCGCGGCGGTGGCTACACCGGTGCTGATTGCCGAAATGCTGCCGCAGTTTAAACCGGTTGCCCCGGCGGCCACGGCGCTGGTGGCCACTTCCGTGATTGTGACCTCTGTGCTGGTGCCCATCATCACCGCCATCTATTCAAAACGTCTTAAGCGTCTTCATGTTGCCGTCGGACAGCGTGCCGCTATTAAGTAA
- a CDS encoding crotonase/enoyl-CoA hydratase family protein, producing the protein MTVINQATCRLFTEVGNTTQLVAYYEEGRRTMWMMLRAQPRPSFNHELIEEIMNLSYAAQRSGLPIDFWVTGSLVPQMFNAGGDLRFFVECIRNNRREALRAYARACVDCIHSAARGFDTGAVTLAMIEGSALGGGFEAALAHHFILAQNNARMGFPEIAFNLFPGMGGYSLVARRSGMKLAEELICEGESHSAEWYETRGLVDKVFQPGDSYRATRTFIDTLRPKLNGVRAMLKARQRVLQLSRAELMDITEDWVDYAFTIEPKDIAYMERLVQLQNRHSASLRKAG; encoded by the coding sequence ATGACAGTTATTAACCAAGCAACGTGCAGATTATTTACCGAAGTCGGCAATACCACGCAGTTAGTCGCCTATTACGAAGAAGGGCGTCGTACCATGTGGATGATGCTGCGTGCTCAGCCCCGTCCGAGCTTCAACCACGAACTGATTGAGGAGATCATGAATCTGAGCTATGCCGCTCAGCGCTCCGGTCTGCCAATTGATTTCTGGGTCACCGGCTCACTGGTGCCGCAGATGTTTAACGCCGGGGGCGATCTGCGTTTCTTCGTCGAGTGCATTCGCAATAACCGCCGTGAGGCGCTGCGAGCCTATGCCCGTGCCTGTGTGGATTGTATCCATTCGGCCGCACGCGGTTTCGATACCGGCGCGGTGACGCTGGCGATGATTGAAGGCAGTGCGCTGGGCGGCGGATTTGAAGCGGCGCTGGCGCATCACTTCATTCTGGCGCAGAACAACGCACGGATGGGCTTCCCGGAAATTGCCTTTAACCTGTTTCCTGGCATGGGCGGCTATTCGCTGGTGGCGCGTCGTTCCGGCATGAAACTGGCAGAGGAGTTAATCTGTGAAGGGGAGTCCCATAGCGCGGAGTGGTATGAGACGCGCGGACTGGTGGATAAAGTCTTCCAGCCTGGCGACAGCTATCGTGCCACACGCACCTTTATCGATACGTTACGGCCTAAGCTCAATGGCGTACGGGCAATGCTGAAAGCGCGTCAGCGCGTGCTGCAACTGTCACGCGCTGAGCTGATGGATATCACTGAGGATTGGGTTGATTATGCCTTTACTATCGAACCCAAAGACATTGCTTACATGGAACGCCTGGTACAGTTACAAAACCGCCACAGCGCATCACTGCGTAAAGCGGGTTAA
- the pdeR gene encoding cyclic di-GMP phosphodiesterase, with protein MTDEHGQTLLYTLFGTTSPHWRLTADSDALHFAEDESSQTNIALPLTPGQAAMIRAMPVITSSINLTMTLQGIDVPMHFVGRKVNQASWAGTASAWGDTSAVARDLTLGLSFAEQVVSEANSVIVILDQRGNIQRFNRLSEEYTGLNEHEVIGRNVFQLFMTKQEASQSRRNIAGFFRDGNSYEVERWVKTKKGQRLFLFRNKFVHSGSGKNEIFLICSGTDITEERRAQERLRVLANTDTVTGLPNRNAIHQQISLALERSEGDETGVVYLDLDNFKKVNDAYGHMFGDQLLQAVSLAILSCLGKDQTLGRLGGDEFVVLAEHTSQAALEAMSSRILERLRQPFRIGLIEVYSGCSIGIAFAPLHGDDRESLIRNADTAMYHAKENGRGKFCVFAAEMNQRVFEYLWLDTNLRKALELDHLLVHYQPKIDSDGQVRSAEALVRWNSPERGLVSPADFIPYAEESGLIVPLGRWVMLNVLKQIIAWREQGIFLRVAVNVSARQLIDQSIYTDLKQALHEAHITDCPIDIELTESCLIENETEALKLMKQFQELGAQVHLDDFGTGYSSLSQLARVPINAIKLDQSFIRDINKQPVSQSLVRAIVAVAKALDLQVIAEGIENPDEEKFVLKSGVDGRQGYYYAKPMPAEQFGHWLAKHPARV; from the coding sequence ATGACCGATGAACACGGGCAAACGTTGTTGTACACTCTTTTTGGTACAACCAGCCCTCATTGGCGTCTGACCGCGGACAGCGATGCGTTGCATTTTGCCGAAGATGAGTCATCACAAACCAATATTGCCCTGCCGCTGACCCCCGGTCAGGCCGCCATGATCCGCGCGATGCCGGTCATCACCTCAAGCATCAATCTGACTATGACCCTACAGGGCATTGACGTGCCGATGCATTTTGTCGGACGTAAAGTGAATCAGGCTTCATGGGCTGGCACCGCCTCTGCCTGGGGTGATACGTCTGCGGTTGCCCGCGATTTAACTCTCGGGCTTTCATTCGCTGAACAGGTGGTTTCTGAAGCTAATTCGGTGATTGTCATCCTCGATCAGCGCGGCAATATTCAGCGTTTTAACCGCCTGAGTGAAGAATATACCGGCCTGAATGAGCACGAGGTTATTGGCCGTAACGTCTTTCAGCTTTTTATGACCAAACAGGAAGCCTCACAGTCACGACGCAACATTGCGGGCTTCTTCCGCGACGGCAACTCTTATGAGGTTGAGCGTTGGGTTAAAACCAAAAAAGGTCAGCGACTGTTTCTGTTTCGTAATAAGTTTGTTCACAGCGGCAGTGGAAAAAATGAAATTTTCCTCATCTGTTCTGGCACAGACATCACTGAGGAACGACGCGCCCAGGAACGTCTGCGGGTACTGGCAAACACCGATACGGTGACCGGTTTACCCAATCGCAACGCCATTCATCAACAGATTAGCCTGGCGCTGGAGCGTTCTGAAGGTGATGAGACCGGCGTGGTCTATCTCGATCTCGATAATTTTAAGAAAGTGAACGACGCCTACGGTCATATGTTCGGCGATCAGTTACTGCAGGCAGTATCACTGGCCATCCTCAGCTGTCTGGGTAAAGACCAGACTCTGGGCCGTCTGGGTGGCGACGAATTTGTGGTGCTGGCTGAGCACACCAGCCAGGCGGCACTGGAAGCAATGTCTTCCCGCATTCTTGAGCGGCTGCGTCAGCCGTTCCGTATCGGGCTAATTGAAGTTTACAGCGGTTGTTCTATTGGCATCGCTTTCGCGCCGCTGCATGGCGACGATCGCGAGAGCCTGATTCGCAACGCGGACACCGCGATGTATCACGCCAAAGAGAATGGGCGCGGCAAGTTCTGCGTGTTTGCGGCTGAGATGAACCAGCGGGTCTTTGAGTATCTGTGGCTGGATACTAACCTGCGCAAGGCGCTGGAACTGGATCATCTGCTGGTGCACTACCAGCCAAAAATCGACAGTGATGGCCAGGTCCGCAGCGCCGAAGCACTGGTGCGCTGGAACTCACCTGAGCGTGGTCTGGTCTCGCCTGCTGACTTTATTCCCTATGCTGAAGAGTCAGGGCTGATTGTGCCGCTGGGACGCTGGGTCATGCTCAACGTGCTGAAGCAGATTATCGCCTGGCGTGAGCAGGGCATTTTTCTGCGCGTCGCCGTCAACGTTTCGGCCCGTCAGCTGATTGATCAGAGCATCTACACTGACCTGAAACAGGCGCTGCACGAAGCTCATATCACCGACTGCCCCATCGATATTGAGCTGACCGAAAGCTGCCTGATTGAGAATGAAACTGAAGCGCTGAAGCTGATGAAGCAGTTTCAGGAACTGGGCGCACAGGTGCACCTGGATGACTTTGGCACCGGTTACTCTTCGCTTTCTCAGCTGGCACGCGTGCCAATCAATGCCATCAAACTCGACCAGAGCTTTATCCGCGACATTAACAAGCAGCCGGTTTCACAGTCGCTGGTGCGCGCTATCGTCGCCGTTGCCAAGGCGCTCGATTTGCAGGTAATCGCTGAGGGTATTGAGAACCCGGATGAAGAGAAGTTTGTCCTCAAAAGTGGTGTCGATGGGCGTCAGGGTTACTATTACGCAAAACCAATGCCCGCGGAACAATTTGGGCATTGGCTGGCTAAGCATCCTGCCCGCGTTTAA
- a CDS encoding YbdD/YjiX family protein translates to MSDAIHQGHRPQGEWQIIRCHLTASPMPQALSWRGFWRGLQQCFRLMVGVQDYQKYLQHMRLHHPDQPPMNERDFHRYCLDARFPSQAGKLGKCPC, encoded by the coding sequence ATGTCTGATGCCATTCATCAGGGCCATCGTCCACAGGGTGAGTGGCAGATTATTCGCTGCCACCTGACGGCTTCGCCGATGCCGCAGGCACTCAGCTGGCGGGGATTCTGGCGCGGTCTGCAACAGTGCTTCCGCTTAATGGTCGGGGTCCAGGATTATCAAAAATATCTGCAGCATATGCGTCTGCATCATCCCGACCAGCCGCCGATGAATGAGCGTGATTTCCACCGCTACTGCCTGGATGCCCGCTTCCCCAGCCAGGCGGGTAAATTGGGTAAATGTCCCTGCTGA